The Acidobacteriota bacterium genome contains a region encoding:
- a CDS encoding aminopeptidase, which translates to MAIRCTSGTAVGVGPGVALDLAEQRAATIFNVHYDIRFVVPAERGQPITGSLTTSFTLTETGPVVFDFAQPAEGVHAVRVAGETVDFEARDEHVILAAAATSPGHNVVDLEFTAGDGSLNRQDDFLYALFVPDRARVAFPLFDQPNLKARFRLQLDVPAAWRAVANGSLASREERGGRALLTFTETEAISSYLFSFAAGDFQVEEAERDGRRMAMYHRETDRERLERNVGPIFDLHASALAWLEEYTGIPFPFEKFDFVLVPAFQYGGMEHPGAIFYRADLLLLDESATQHAYLGRASLIAHETAHQWFGDLVTMTWFDDVWMKETFANFLAAKIVNPAFPDVDHDLRFLLAHFPAAYGVDRTAGANPIRQPLENLNEAGTLYGAIIYQKAPIVFAHLERLIGEDALREGLREYLASHAYANASWRDLIAILDGRTAEDLAAWSRTWVEESGRPRVEVALETDGDTIARLAVRQSDPTGAGRLWNQRLDLRLGYRGGASNAEVSALEVHLRDAEAVVADAAGLPAPDYVLANGGGLGYGLMVLGERTRDYLLAELPGIDDALTRAIAWISLWESLLEGDVEPEALIELARRALPAETDEQNVFRMLGYLDSAYWRYLTPERRAALAPAIEDLLWRGTATAGSRSLAAAWFGAYRNVALSAEAVARLERIWRKEEEVPGVPLAERDFTAIAQGLAVRGVQGSAGILAAQRDRIDNPDRRAAFEFVMPALSAEPDVRGAFFDSLRDPVNRAREPWVLTALRFLHHPLRARESEIHLRPSLDLLEEIQRTGDIFFPLSWLQTTLDGHQTATAAAIVEQYLAERPDLAPRLRAKALQAADGLLRAARMVDGSH; encoded by the coding sequence ATGGCGATCCGATGCACCAGCGGGACCGCGGTCGGCGTCGGTCCGGGCGTTGCGCTGGATCTGGCCGAGCAGCGGGCCGCCACGATTTTCAACGTTCACTACGACATCCGATTCGTCGTTCCGGCAGAGCGCGGGCAACCGATCACGGGAAGCCTGACCACGTCGTTCACGCTCACCGAAACCGGTCCCGTGGTCTTCGACTTCGCCCAGCCCGCGGAGGGCGTCCACGCGGTCCGGGTCGCCGGCGAAACCGTCGACTTCGAGGCGCGCGACGAGCACGTCATCCTCGCGGCGGCAGCGACCTCGCCGGGACACAATGTCGTCGACCTCGAGTTCACGGCGGGAGACGGCTCGCTCAACCGCCAGGACGACTTCCTCTATGCCCTGTTCGTGCCGGACCGGGCGCGCGTCGCCTTTCCCCTCTTCGACCAGCCGAACCTGAAAGCGCGGTTCCGCCTGCAGCTCGATGTGCCGGCGGCGTGGCGCGCGGTGGCCAACGGTTCCCTCGCCTCCCGGGAGGAGCGCGGCGGCCGGGCGTTGCTCACCTTCACCGAGACCGAAGCGATCAGCAGCTATCTGTTCTCCTTCGCGGCGGGAGACTTCCAGGTGGAGGAAGCCGAGCGCGACGGGCGGCGGATGGCGATGTACCACCGCGAGACCGACCGCGAGCGCCTGGAGCGCAACGTCGGCCCCATCTTCGATCTGCACGCATCGGCCCTGGCCTGGCTCGAGGAGTACACCGGGATCCCGTTCCCGTTCGAGAAGTTCGACTTCGTGCTCGTCCCGGCCTTCCAGTACGGCGGCATGGAGCACCCGGGCGCCATCTTCTACCGGGCGGATTTGCTGCTGCTCGACGAGAGCGCCACCCAGCACGCGTACCTGGGGCGGGCCAGCCTCATCGCCCACGAGACCGCCCACCAGTGGTTCGGCGACCTCGTGACGATGACGTGGTTCGACGACGTGTGGATGAAGGAGACGTTCGCCAACTTCCTGGCGGCAAAGATCGTCAACCCGGCGTTTCCGGACGTGGACCACGATCTGCGGTTCCTGCTCGCGCACTTTCCGGCGGCGTACGGCGTCGACCGCACAGCCGGAGCCAACCCGATCCGCCAGCCGCTCGAGAACCTGAACGAGGCCGGGACGCTCTACGGAGCCATCATCTACCAGAAGGCCCCGATCGTCTTCGCCCACCTGGAGCGGCTGATCGGGGAGGACGCGCTGCGCGAGGGGTTGCGCGAGTACCTGGCCTCGCACGCCTACGCCAACGCGAGCTGGAGGGACCTGATCGCGATTCTCGACGGTCGTACGGCAGAGGACCTCGCCGCGTGGAGCCGGACGTGGGTGGAAGAGAGCGGGCGGCCGCGGGTGGAGGTGGCGCTGGAGACCGACGGCGACACGATCGCCAGGCTGGCGGTTCGTCAGTCGGACCCGACAGGGGCGGGACGCCTGTGGAACCAGCGACTCGACCTGCGGTTGGGTTACCGCGGTGGCGCCTCGAACGCGGAGGTGAGTGCCCTGGAGGTTCACTTGCGAGATGCCGAGGCAGTGGTCGCCGACGCGGCCGGCCTGCCTGCGCCCGACTACGTGCTCGCCAACGGCGGCGGCCTCGGCTACGGGCTGATGGTGCTGGGGGAGCGAACGCGGGACTACCTGCTCGCGGAGTTGCCCGGCATCGACGACGCCCTGACGCGGGCCATAGCCTGGATATCGCTGTGGGAGTCGCTTCTCGAAGGCGATGTGGAACCCGAAGCGCTCATCGAACTGGCGAGGCGGGCACTCCCCGCAGAGACGGACGAGCAGAACGTCTTCCGCATGCTCGGCTATCTCGACTCGGCGTACTGGCGCTACCTGACGCCGGAGCGGCGCGCGGCGCTGGCGCCGGCGATCGAGGACCTGCTGTGGCGCGGAACCGCGACGGCCGGGAGCCGCAGCCTGGCCGCTGCCTGGTTCGGCGCGTACCGCAACGTTGCGCTGTCGGCCGAGGCGGTCGCACGGCTCGAGCGCATCTGGAGAAAAGAGGAGGAAGTGCCCGGCGTGCCGCTCGCCGAGCGGGACTTCACCGCCATCGCCCAGGGCCTTGCGGTGCGGGGCGTGCAGGGCAGCGCCGGGATTCTCGCCGCGCAGCGCGACCGCATCGACAACCCGGATCGCCGCGCCGCGTTCGAGTTCGTCATGCCGGCGCTGTCGGCCGAGCCGGACGTGCGCGGCGCCTTCTTCGATTCACTTCGAGATCCCGTCAACCGGGCGCGCGAGCCGTGGGTTCTGACGGCGCTCCGGTTCTTGCATCATCCGCTGCGCGCGCGCGAGTCGGAGATCCATCTCCGACCGAGTCTCGACCTGCTGGAGGAGATCCAGCGCACCGGCGACATCTTCTTTCCCCTGAGCTGGCTCCAGACCACGCTCGACGGCCATCAGACCGCCACTGCCGCCGCCATCGTCGAGCAGTACCTGGCGGAGCGCCCGGACCTGGCGCCGCGGCTGCGCGCCAAGGCGCTGCAGGCGGCCGACGGGCTGCTGCGCGCCGCGCGGATGGTCGACGGTTCTCACTGA